The sequence ATCAGTCGTGACCCTTGTTGTCAAGATGTCTCCGAGGAAGGTACATCCGCATCTCCTTCAGAACAACTAGAAAAACCAACATCCTTTATTGGATGTCAAGCTGCATCTGAGGAAGGTACATTTTATTTCCACCCAATATTTACACCTCCCGTGGAGAATATTCAGTTGTGTTTGGGGTTTTCCCTCCTTGCAGATGATTTGAAAAGAGATAGTGATGGAGAGGGAACTGGTACGACTGTAGTACTGGAAGATGATTCTGAAGATGATGCAGTTGAATCACAAGTAGTGAATCTCGATTGTGGAACTGAGGAATTAGAGAATTCAGATAGTGGTGAGAGTTTTACACAGTTAGTGGATGATTTGAAGAGACAAGGTTTTGATGATAGTGTTGGAGAGATAAAGGGTATGACGCTAGTACTGAAGGATGATACTCCAACGAGCTCCTTTAAAAAGAGGCGACTCTGTTCAGCCTGTGAACCAAGTATGAAGGACGACGTTGTTGTGGATACCGATCCGCCGGCTGAGAATTTCTCTTCAGGTTTGTGCAGACAATTTGATTGATGTATTTAAGCTTCTATATTTAGGCTCTAGGCTATTTTTGCACTTGCAAAGTTCGTCTTGGTTTCTTATATTCCATATATGCATGAAACCACATATGCAtcttatggttttttttttggtaattcgGAATCGGAACGTAAATTCCTTTTGTTACTTGCTATTAGGTGGTGCTGGAATGGATCACCATTCGTTAGCtagtttgtgttatttatttcccGTAACTTTTATGCCCCAAATTAAAGAGCATACTTAGCTCCTGGCAGAGTTCCTGTTTAGGGATGGTAATACTCCAAATGTATTTTTTTATGTCTTTTTCGTATCTTTTTTGCCTTTCAAACAAAAGGAGGTTTCTGGTAAATTTTTTTGACTTTCTTCTCGGTTATTCAGGATCTTTATTGAAGAGCTGTATATCTGAAGCTGTAGTATTATGGGGGTCCTCTGAAGCTGCTACTTGCATTGAGGCAGAGAACATCTTCAATGATGACGATAATGAGATGGCTGATGCCTTTAGAGAACCAATTTCGGTCATTAGTGCCTGCGATGAAAGTCAGAATATGAAAGAAGGTAGATATGCCAGAGCTGTTTCAGTAGTCAAGAGGCTTTCTTATGGGGATACTTCAATTTCGAACGGTTTAGTGCGCTTCAACAATAATGACATTATTGATGGAGCGAAAGATTCTTTGCCGCGTTCTTCCATACATGAACCTGCCAGGTTAAGCTATTTTGCTGATTCACATGATGACTCTGGAAATTGGTCTGAAAGCAATGATACGGTGGATAAGTTTCTGTCACTCAACGACTCTAACCTGTCTCAAGAAGTGGTTCCGGAGAAGACTATCAAAGAGATTAATTTTTCTGCGTCAAGGTTAAAGGGCACTTGTGAGTTGGCTAAGAGAAGAACTACTGGGAGTCCAATTAGAGACATTAGTATCTTTGATTTCAGTATGCATGATACTCCGGGGGATGGGGAACCTGGTAGTATCTCCTGTAAGAGTGAAGCAAAGGATGGAAATGGTATGAGCCTTGCCAGAAGAAGACTTATTTTAGCTCCTTCGGACTCCAGGTTAATGTCAGATGAGCTGGAAGGAGCAAGACAGATGGCAGTAACTTCTGAGGTGGAGAGCAATCTCAACAGTTTGGACTTCAATTTGCATGATGCTGGTTTTGATTCTCCCCTGCAAAGATGTAAGAGTTTCGGTGCTTCCAAGATCCCAGCTGAACCTTCTAAAATCAGCAACGAACTGTCGACTTTTGTTAGTATTGAGAGAGCAATCGCCTCTGTAATGGAAGATGTTGGTCCTGTGCACATTTCTGAAGAATCAGAACAAGCAGCACTTCCATATACGGGTCGAACTCTGTCTGACGAAGAAGACACAATGACTACCTCACAAGAAGAACTGGTGAAGCAGCAGAAGAAACGAAAGAGGATTGATGAGTCAAGTAGTACTTCAGCCGCTGGAAAAGTTGATTACCTTATTGAAATAATCGGTAAACATCTTGAAGGGAAAGAAGACACTTTGAAAAGACGCGAAATTGCTTTGGAGAAGCAACAAATTTCTCTAATGAAGCTACAAATGGACTTGGAGAAGCAAAGGAACTTGTTGGAAAAGAAATCAAGTCTTGCAGATGGTCTTATAAAAGCACTTGCTGGTTTAAAGGATGTTGGGCGTATCTCTGTCGATGAAGCATTGAAGGAGGTTGGCTTTAAAGCATCTGAGCTCATTCGTTGAGAAAAGCTGCTTGTGAATAATTTTTGAAGTAGATGGTGTTGTGAACGTCCATGGTGATGGTTACAGATACTTGAAATGTTCAGTACAGTCTTTTTTTGGTTCCCAActacaataacaaaaaaaaaaaaaaaaatgcatctcCAAATTTTGATGTAGTCTTAGTCTATCTGGAGATATGTTGTAGTATGACCAGTTGTGTCCTTAAATTTCTTGATTGTAGATAGTTTTTCTGAATTCATAAGGTTTTTTTTTCGGATCGGGGCAGCGGTGTTTTGGTTACAAGACCTGGAGATTTTCAGAAGTGAAAATGCAAACAAGGTAATCCTGTGAAAAACAAGATCGCCAATGTCCGCTACTAAACTCCGGTTACCGGCATTATCCGTGGCAGAGGACCACATTCACCATTAGAATGTGGCGGAGAACAAGAAAAGTAAGATCTTTAATCATATACTCtttatatttatctattgtttaaaCTTTTATTAATCCAACTATAAATTTGAAATTGAACATCAAAATTACAATATAAATACGTATTAAAAACAAATTAAGACCAGCAAGCACAAACTAAAATTCTCTTGCTTTTCCTTCAAATAATTCCTTTATATTCCACAAAAAAATTGAGCAAAAAGTAAAATAATTTCTGAATCAATCATCGCTGTCTCACCATTTCATTGTACTGATTCAATGATTCTTGTCTCTGTAATCTCATGTCTTCATTGAATTTGTTAATAAAAGCTTCAACTCTCCGATTCAAATCATCTTGACTCAGTGACGGTTCTTTCTTATGAGTATTCTTACGAAGCTTACCTGGAGATGATTGATTATTATTGTTACATCTTTCAGTAAATGTCTCTGATTTCTTCATCAATTTTGGAGTTAATTGATCTTGTTGATGGTGACGAGCTTCCCAGGTATCCGATTTCTTCAAGTGTCGTGTTAATGGCATTGATCTTCCATCTGTTATCGTCTTCCATGTCGTCTCCAGTGTCTCGTGTCTCTTTGGTTTCGTCACTCCTAATGTCTTTCCACCTGAAATTGAACCACGAATCCAATTTAGAGGCACAACAAtttaatttagaaaaaaaaaagattagatTTTTACCTTCAGGACTTGCTTTGACAGATTTCTTGTGATTGAATCTTGAAGAAGCTGGTGGCTTTTCATTATCAGTCTGAATATTCTCCATTGAATCTGTTCGAATTATTGGTGGTGTCCAAGAAGATCTTGAAATCATGAAACCATTTTCCTTATCATCATTCAGTACtaatttgttcttcatcttctttctttctggGATAATCAAATTTTCTTCTGCTTGTTTCTGCTCATGATACACCTTtggtttcttcaaatcttcaaactcAACTAGATTTGTATTCTTTACTGCAACttcatggtgatgatgatgatcataCCCAAACCCAAACATACCATTGGTAATTAGATTCTTTTCTGCAACTCCATGGTGCTGCTGCTCATACCCAACAACTTGATGATTCTGATCATAACTACTCATACCCTCGAATCCCGTTCTAATTTCCATTGAATTCTTCAtattcgtcatcatcatcattgtatcATCATAACCAACGAAATTATTAACAGCTGGAGCACTAATAACAGGTACTAATAATGGTTTGAACTCTTGATTCTTATTCTGATGAAATCTTGAAGAAGCAGCGATTGTAATAATAATCCCATTAATAATCACATACAAATAAGGAGGAGTTAACCAAGATAAAATTGAACTCCAAAACACAGGAATTTCAGATATCAAGAACTCTAATACCACCGGTACAGAAACCTTCAAAAGAATCGCCATGGATAAAACTCCAGTAGATATAAGCAATACCTTTAGAGAAAATGCCCAGTTGCTCATAACtgccattcttcttcttcttctgatgctCCTAGCTCCTAGCTCCTAGCTAATTACATACAGTTTGTGAGAGTGAGATGGAtgtggagagaaagagaaagaagatgaaacagaggaaatggttttttttttttataaagaaatgTTATTAGTCTAGGAATCTAAACAGCTACATAATTAAAtggttgtttgattgataagAGGATACAGAGAGGAGTCAGGAATGGTGGGGGGTGGAGGAGGACATTAACTTTGGATAATGGGagagaatattattatttttttaaatttctcAACGGTCTTATATTCGACCGTTGCATGCGGTACGCTCCTGTGTTGGTTGGTCCGTGGGGGATATGGGTCCCACTGGAGCGGGTACTAAGAAATGAATGCGACCAGGTGGGTGGTGGTGATGGTCCAGGTCCACGGTTAGCCGACCATATGGTTCTTTCTAGCTAAAAATGATTCCCAAAGTTGGTCatagaaaatcaaaagaagaaggtGAGGTGAAAATGCTGAGGACTTTGAGCCgtgataaaaatgaaaatgaatagtAATTTTCTACTGTTAAAAGTATTTCAAAATTATGCTCACAATGGTAAATTCTAGTGGTATTTTGTTGAGGAtactctttatttatttattttttccgtgAAAAACATATACCTATGATCATCCTCGAGGTAATATTATTCGCTTTAGAAAATGACTACTTGTCGAAAATCACGGTAATAAACTATAAGGGCCAGCCAAAGGCTAATTTTGGGCGAACAAGAgagaccaaatttttttttttttacattttacaATGCAGTTTTATATCTGATGCCCGCTCTCTCACCATTATTCATCAGTTTGATCCTCACTTGACAACATAATTTCAATATCATGTGTATTCAAGATTAGATTCTTTAATTATGTGTACTGGGATCATCATGTATATTAAAATTAATAAGTATGTCTTTACTAGTTCTTCTAA comes from Papaver somniferum cultivar HN1 chromosome 7, ASM357369v1, whole genome shotgun sequence and encodes:
- the LOC113295659 gene encoding uncharacterized protein LOC113295659 — translated: MAVMSNWAFSLKVLLISTGVLSMAILLKVSVPVVLEFLISEIPVFWSSILSWLTPPYLYVIINGIIITIAASSRFHQNKNQEFKPLLVPVISAPAVNNFVGYDDTMMMMTNMKNSMEIRTGFEGMSSYDQNHQVVGYEQQHHGVAEKNLITNGMFGFGYDHHHHHEVAVKNTNLVEFEDLKKPKVYHEQKQAEENLIIPERKKMKNKLVLNDDKENGFMISRSSWTPPIIRTDSMENIQTDNEKPPASSRFNHKKSVKASPEGGKTLGVTKPKRHETLETTWKTITDGRSMPLTRHLKKSDTWEARHHQQDQLTPKLMKKSETFTERCNNNNQSSPGKLRKNTHKKEPSLSQDDLNRRVEAFINKFNEDMRLQRQESLNQYNEMVRQR